The following proteins are co-located in the Haloplanus sp. HW8-1 genome:
- a CDS encoding sodium:solute symporter family transporter, translating to MVSAKALLGLLTVVLLAFATFGAWYARGRIGTIEDYITARNSTGGGTLTATLVASSMGAWILFSPAEAGAAFGGITAVAGYAAGSALALAAFAVVGPRIRELLPRGHSLTEYAYARYGSTMYAYVLVVSVAYMFVFLAAEFTGIASALSLIAGVPGWQTATVVGVTVLAYTGYGGLRASIVTDTVQTVLILPLLMVSVVVTIVALGGTDAAHAAIVDSSPELLTVGSATGLEFGAYVVVAVVGAEMLNQAWWQRVYAADGDQTLRRSFLVAAVAVVPMVFLAGVFGPVAVGLGLVETPADASISFFLVVTEVLPDAAVVAVAVLAVLLVVSSADTLFNAIASVVTADLPRLLDVSGDRLTATARGVTIVVAAAATVVGAQGYSVLTLFLLADLLAAATFVPLLHGLFSSRATSAGALTASALGLLVGLAFFPPARGVLPLSALPAASYFLSFLGAAGVSTVLTAGAARVGDERFDLDGLDREIRRLDDEPATDGSGGERS from the coding sequence GTGGTGAGCGCGAAAGCGCTGCTCGGCCTGTTGACGGTCGTGCTACTGGCCTTCGCGACCTTTGGCGCGTGGTACGCCCGTGGCCGCATCGGGACGATCGAGGATTACATCACCGCCCGGAACTCCACCGGCGGTGGGACGCTGACGGCGACCCTCGTGGCGTCGAGCATGGGCGCGTGGATCCTGTTCAGCCCCGCGGAGGCCGGTGCCGCCTTCGGCGGGATCACCGCCGTCGCCGGCTACGCCGCCGGCTCGGCGCTCGCCCTCGCCGCCTTCGCCGTCGTCGGCCCTCGCATCCGGGAACTCCTTCCGCGGGGCCACAGCCTCACCGAGTACGCATACGCCCGGTACGGGTCGACCATGTACGCGTACGTACTCGTCGTGAGCGTGGCCTACATGTTCGTCTTCCTCGCCGCGGAGTTCACCGGCATCGCGAGCGCGCTCTCCCTGATCGCGGGCGTTCCCGGATGGCAGACGGCGACGGTCGTCGGCGTCACCGTTCTCGCGTACACCGGGTACGGCGGCCTCCGTGCGAGCATCGTCACCGACACCGTCCAGACGGTTCTCATCCTCCCGCTCCTGATGGTGAGCGTCGTCGTGACGATCGTGGCGCTCGGCGGGACCGACGCCGCCCACGCCGCCATCGTCGACTCCTCGCCGGAACTCCTGACGGTCGGCTCGGCGACCGGACTGGAGTTCGGCGCCTACGTCGTCGTCGCCGTCGTCGGCGCCGAGATGCTGAACCAGGCGTGGTGGCAACGGGTCTACGCCGCGGACGGGGACCAGACGCTCCGGCGCTCCTTTCTCGTCGCCGCCGTCGCCGTCGTGCCAATGGTCTTTCTCGCCGGCGTCTTCGGCCCCGTCGCCGTCGGCCTCGGCCTCGTGGAGACGCCCGCCGACGCCAGCATCTCCTTTTTCCTCGTGGTGACCGAGGTCCTCCCCGACGCCGCCGTCGTCGCCGTCGCCGTCCTCGCCGTCCTGCTGGTGGTCTCCAGCGCCGACACGCTGTTCAACGCCATCGCCAGCGTCGTCACCGCCGACCTGCCGCGACTCCTCGACGTGTCCGGGGATCGACTCACTGCGACGGCCCGCGGCGTGACCATCGTCGTCGCCGCGGCCGCGACGGTCGTCGGCGCGCAGGGATACTCGGTACTCACGCTCTTTCTCCTCGCGGATCTGCTCGCCGCCGCGACCTTCGTCCCACTCCTCCACGGCCTGTTCTCGTCGCGAGCGACCTCCGCGGGCGCCCTCACGGCGAGCGCCCTCGGCCTCCTCGTCGGCCTCGCCTTCTTCCCACCCGCCCGCGGCGTCCTCCCACTCTCGGCGCTCCCCGCGGCCTCTTACTTCCTCTCGTTTCTCGGCGCGGCCGGTGTCTCGACCGTCCTGACGGCCGGGGCGGCCCGCGTCGGCGACGAACGGTTCGACCTCGACGGCCTCGACCGGGAGATCCGTCGGCTCGACGACGAACCCGCGACCGACGGCTCGGGTGGTGAGCGATCGTGA
- a CDS encoding GNAT family N-acetyltransferase, with translation MDIREARAEDIEGIRTVAHHSLAASYGHALEDDIIAQAVERWYDEETLVDELDDTGTEFLVAVDDGRLVGFAQSYVVERRETVGEIDWLHVEPDNRGIGLGDRLLEAIEQRLLDHGVTRIEGRVLAANEAGTDFYENVDFEAIGERTVEIGGEPFVEKLYSKFPKSGGRQVLTEAATLPDDRQVYIALDESVRGSDGPFYSVYLDRDRSERYGYLCGNCDSFAVSMDTMGRVVCNDCENRRKPTRWDASYL, from the coding sequence ATGGACATTCGCGAGGCACGGGCCGAGGACATCGAGGGCATCAGAACGGTCGCTCACCACTCCCTCGCCGCGTCGTACGGACACGCACTGGAAGACGACATCATCGCACAGGCCGTCGAACGGTGGTACGACGAGGAGACGCTCGTCGACGAGCTCGACGATACGGGGACGGAGTTCCTCGTCGCGGTCGACGACGGCCGACTCGTCGGGTTTGCCCAGAGTTACGTCGTCGAGCGGCGCGAGACCGTCGGGGAGATCGACTGGCTCCACGTCGAACCCGACAATCGGGGGATCGGCCTCGGCGACCGGCTACTGGAGGCCATCGAACAGCGCCTCCTCGATCACGGCGTCACCCGCATCGAGGGGCGCGTGTTGGCGGCCAACGAGGCGGGCACCGACTTCTACGAGAACGTGGACTTCGAGGCCATCGGCGAGCGAACCGTCGAGATCGGCGGCGAACCCTTCGTCGAGAAGCTCTACTCCAAGTTCCCGAAAAGCGGCGGCCGACAGGTGCTCACCGAGGCCGCGACGCTCCCCGACGACCGACAGGTGTACATCGCCCTCGACGAGAGCGTTCGCGGCTCGGACGGGCCGTTCTACTCGGTGTACCTCGATCGGGACCGCTCGGAACGGTACGGCTACCTCTGTGGCAACTGCGATAGCTTCGCCGTCTCCATGGACACCATGGGCCGCGTGGTCTGTAACGACTGCGAGAACCGCCGCAAGCCGACCCGGTGGGACGCCAGCTACCTCTAG
- a CDS encoding ATP-NAD kinase, translating to MDRRVPHGADATSRGDGLGIIRRGATVNVAVRGGDDAIAAAVGVSGASLVAEDGERPVDVVVAVGDNAIRSVVADPPDAPVLHVTADGGRHHVARDELDGALATIATGDGTRETHPVVGVRREGTLLARAVRDVALVTAAPASISEYAIAAGGTDLSSVRADGVAVATPFGSDGYAAAAGGAVLEAGTGVAVVPIAPFSTAPARRVVDPNAGLELSVKREGAVALLVDGVRRDTVDAGANLRVDRVGSLDVVTPGIG from the coding sequence GTGGATCGACGTGTTCCGCATGGAGCGGACGCGACGTCGCGTGGGGACGGGTTGGGGATCATCCGACGGGGGGCGACGGTGAACGTCGCCGTCCGGGGCGGTGACGACGCTATCGCCGCGGCCGTCGGCGTCTCGGGCGCCTCGCTCGTCGCCGAGGACGGGGAGCGGCCGGTGGACGTCGTCGTCGCTGTCGGTGACAACGCCATCAGATCGGTCGTCGCCGACCCGCCCGACGCTCCCGTCCTCCACGTGACCGCCGACGGCGGTCGGCACCACGTCGCGCGGGACGAACTGGACGGGGCGCTCGCCACCATCGCCACGGGCGACGGCACCCGAGAGACCCACCCCGTCGTCGGCGTTCGCCGCGAGGGAACCCTCCTCGCCCGTGCGGTCCGCGACGTGGCGCTCGTGACTGCCGCCCCCGCGAGCATCTCGGAGTACGCCATCGCGGCCGGCGGTACCGATCTGAGTTCGGTTCGGGCCGACGGCGTGGCCGTCGCGACGCCGTTCGGGAGCGACGGCTACGCCGCCGCGGCGGGCGGTGCCGTCCTCGAAGCCGGAACCGGCGTCGCCGTCGTACCGATCGCTCCCTTCTCGACCGCGCCCGCCCGACGCGTCGTCGATCCGAACGCTGGACTGGAACTCTCCGTGAAACGCGAGGGCGCGGTGGCGCTCTTGGTCGACGGTGTCCGCCGCGACACCGTCGACGCCGGAGCCAACCTCCGGGTCGACCGCGTCGGGTCGCTGGACGTGGTGACTCCCGGCATCGGATAG
- a CDS encoding DUF7313 family protein produces MQPLQFVVPVGALDALEPYIAHVVLALVVVNMLTRIRAHSVHAEQVEDGADELSRYLPHSLSTVALVVFSFVFLLIEPHGGMVMSVIAVGLFLTDFFEFESRQVEARNDMTFERPKGAVAASLLALLYAGYQSLFVFIQPIWNVIV; encoded by the coding sequence ATGCAACCGCTACAGTTCGTCGTCCCGGTCGGCGCCCTCGACGCGCTCGAACCGTACATCGCGCACGTGGTGCTGGCGCTGGTGGTGGTGAACATGCTCACGCGGATTCGAGCACACTCCGTCCACGCCGAACAGGTCGAGGACGGCGCCGATGAACTGAGTCGGTATCTCCCGCACTCGCTGTCGACGGTCGCGCTCGTGGTGTTCTCGTTCGTGTTCCTGCTCATCGAACCTCACGGGGGGATGGTCATGTCGGTCATCGCCGTCGGTCTGTTCCTGACCGACTTCTTCGAGTTCGAATCCCGGCAGGTCGAGGCCCGGAACGACATGACGTTCGAACGCCCCAAAGGCGCCGTCGCGGCGTCGCTGCTCGCATTGCTGTACGCGGGCTACCAGAGCCTGTTCGTCTTCATCCAGCCCATCTGGAACGTCATCGTCTAG
- a CDS encoding DUF7314 family protein produces MADEFIKGLGIFTGAGLGWLVLAGWYRTPSFESTRQLVSPVSPNPASTDLFNLLAIGLMDVLFWFALLGPLAFWVLLPAARRARDAVEDRRNA; encoded by the coding sequence ATGGCTGACGAATTCATCAAAGGCCTCGGCATCTTCACCGGGGCCGGCCTCGGCTGGCTCGTACTCGCGGGGTGGTACCGCACGCCGAGCTTCGAGAGCACCCGACAACTCGTGAGTCCGGTGTCGCCGAATCCGGCGAGCACGGACCTGTTCAACCTGCTGGCGATCGGGCTGATGGACGTACTCTTCTGGTTCGCACTCCTCGGCCCGCTGGCGTTCTGGGTCCTCCTCCCGGCCGCCAGACGGGCACGGGACGCCGTCGAGGATCGACGGAACGCCTGA
- a CDS encoding DUF7315 family membrane protein: protein MTAPSDDDGTHGSAERPHNENGTETVSGTDADGRRDVVVPMRLYKTVTVFSTLIAIVGVVVGFVLLDAATIRLSLLRRLVIGVLGVVGIDPPSTLLSAVLAVAGLAAIAFGGGVYVLGTRFRARGMGNPQEDADESSDNG from the coding sequence ATGACCGCTCCTTCGGACGACGACGGGACCCACGGCTCCGCCGAGCGCCCGCACAACGAAAACGGCACCGAGACCGTCAGCGGCACGGACGCGGACGGCCGCCGAGACGTCGTCGTCCCCATGCGTCTCTACAAGACCGTCACCGTCTTCTCGACGCTGATCGCCATCGTCGGTGTCGTCGTGGGATTCGTGTTGCTTGACGCCGCGACTATCAGGCTCAGCCTCCTGCGGCGGCTCGTGATCGGCGTGCTCGGCGTCGTCGGGATCGACCCACCGTCCACGCTGTTGAGCGCAGTCCTCGCGGTCGCCGGTCTCGCCGCGATCGCGTTCGGTGGCGGCGTGTACGTCCTCGGGACGCGCTTTCGTGCCCGCGGAATGGGAAACCCTCAAGAGGACGCCGACGAATCCTCCGATAATGGCTGA
- a CDS encoding cytochrome bc complex cytochrome b subunit: MSENDTNTDESEAARTDGGGPGIVAPDDETPTWRERKERTTGLSRLTYEYFERARREDQDLRTESDYVERDVLAFPTWPHETVRNLSIVAFFTGMIFFLSATMPPHIGSPANPSSTPAIILPDWYLYWSFGLLKLGPLNPDLAILGGQKITADRTYGVLANVVVVGVIAIVPFLNKGSARRPVEQPFWSAVGVGGVVFALTISLLAVKNLMPMDVHLLFDLTFLLPVVAATVTYAVLKTMREGYMYDLNRRYYRLRPPK; the protein is encoded by the coding sequence ATGAGCGAGAACGACACCAACACGGACGAAAGCGAGGCGGCTCGCACCGACGGCGGCGGTCCGGGCATCGTCGCCCCGGACGACGAGACGCCGACCTGGCGCGAGCGCAAGGAACGAACCACGGGCCTCTCGCGGCTCACCTACGAGTACTTCGAGCGCGCCCGCCGCGAGGACCAGGACCTGCGCACCGAATCCGACTACGTCGAACGCGACGTACTCGCCTTCCCGACGTGGCCCCACGAGACGGTGCGGAACCTCTCCATCGTGGCATTTTTCACCGGGATGATATTCTTCCTCTCGGCGACGATGCCACCACACATCGGTTCGCCCGCGAATCCGAGTTCGACGCCGGCGATCATCCTGCCGGACTGGTATCTCTACTGGTCTTTCGGCCTGCTGAAGCTCGGTCCGCTGAACCCCGATCTCGCCATCTTGGGCGGACAGAAGATCACCGCGGACCGCACGTACGGCGTACTGGCGAACGTCGTCGTCGTGGGCGTCATCGCCATCGTCCCCTTCCTGAACAAGGGGTCGGCCCGGCGTCCGGTCGAGCAGCCGTTCTGGTCGGCCGTCGGCGTCGGCGGCGTCGTCTTCGCGCTGACGATCAGCCTGCTCGCGGTCAAGAACCTGATGCCGATGGACGTCCACCTGCTGTTCGACCTGACGTTCCTCCTTCCGGTCGTCGCGGCGACGGTCACCTACGCCGTCCTGAAGACGATGCGTGAAGGGTATATGTACGACCTCAACCGTCGGTACTACCGGCTTCGACCGCCGAAGTAA
- a CDS encoding cytochrome b has translation MSLEKKDEMDHKGWMKRKDLTPVEATFLTALIWMDKRLRIVDYLELLEDLYYKVNLQMPKSHTEQYDLDNKFWYWYPLYALGSFSTLAYVVAAVSGALLGFYYAPAQTGDPSTAYNSITFIMTDLQFGFMLRSIHRWSAQVMVAAVFLHMLRVYFTGAYKEPRELNWLLGIVLISLTMVFGYTGYLLPWDQLAFWAGQIGVEMSLSIPLAGEWIAQLLFGGFTLSQATLQRMYILHVFFLPFVVTALIAIHIGIVWVQGIAEPH, from the coding sequence ATGAGTCTGGAAAAGAAAGACGAGATGGATCACAAGGGGTGGATGAAACGGAAGGATCTGACGCCCGTAGAGGCCACCTTCCTGACGGCGCTCATCTGGATGGACAAGCGGCTCCGAATCGTCGACTACCTGGAGCTGCTGGAGGACCTGTACTACAAGGTCAACCTCCAGATGCCGAAAAGCCACACGGAACAGTACGATCTGGACAACAAGTTCTGGTACTGGTACCCGCTGTACGCGCTGGGGTCGTTCTCGACGTTGGCGTACGTCGTTGCGGCGGTCAGCGGCGCCCTGCTCGGGTTCTACTACGCCCCGGCACAGACCGGTGACCCCAGTACCGCGTACAACTCGATCACGTTCATCATGACCGACCTCCAGTTCGGGTTCATGCTGCGCTCCATCCACCGGTGGTCCGCACAGGTGATGGTCGCGGCCGTGTTCCTCCACATGCTCCGTGTCTACTTCACGGGCGCGTACAAGGAGCCACGCGAACTCAACTGGCTGCTGGGCATCGTCTTGATCAGCCTGACGATGGTGTTCGGGTACACGGGCTACCTGCTCCCCTGGGACCAGCTGGCCTTCTGGGCCGGACAGATCGGCGTCGAGATGTCGCTCTCGATCCCGTTGGCCGGTGAGTGGATCGCCCAACTCCTGTTCGGCGGCTTCACCCTCAGTCAGGCGACACTCCAGCGGATGTACATCCTCCACGTGTTCTTCCTCCCCTTCGTCGTGACGGCACTGATCGCCATCCACATCGGCATCGTCTGGGTGCAGGGCATCGCGGAACCCCACTAA
- a CDS encoding DUF7318 family protein, with protein MSSSGSTYGDIHRYEPARESTAAAIAIVLLTVIEVAFVFMFAYGLVSGWGLTETGNMFLGAILAVIFVDLAFVLALYRKEFLPDVVIVKKRRRKWEDLYIREEDVDGETIGDGAWDTVKRAVYPYYKR; from the coding sequence ATGTCATCCAGTGGCAGCACCTACGGCGATATTCACCGATACGAACCGGCACGCGAGAGCACGGCAGCGGCCATCGCCATCGTCCTCCTGACGGTCATCGAGGTGGCGTTCGTGTTCATGTTCGCCTACGGCCTCGTGAGCGGGTGGGGCCTGACCGAGACGGGTAACATGTTCCTGGGGGCGATCCTGGCCGTCATCTTCGTCGATCTGGCGTTCGTCCTCGCGCTGTACCGCAAGGAGTTCCTCCCCGACGTCGTCATCGTCAAGAAACGGCGTCGCAAGTGGGAGGACCTGTACATCCGTGAAGAGGACGTCGACGGAGAGACGATCGGCGACGGAGCGTGGGACACCGTCAAACGCGCAGTGTACCCGTACTACAAGCGATAA
- a CDS encoding halocyanin domain-containing protein, which yields MKRRDFLRVAGGSAAVGTAAATATPATAQASFGGWMSDVGNYSEVADKTGQDEVTITVGAQGNGGNFAFGPPAVQIDPGTTVVWEWNGEGGQHNVVAEEGGEFESDLTAEAGFTFEQTLDSEGTIKYFCQPHRALGMKGVVVVGSLPDSGGGGGGGGGGGEVDLHTLGVPIQAHWVGGATILGIIVSLVFTFYVLKYGESPNTGTGRGE from the coding sequence ATGAAGAGGCGGGACTTCCTGAGAGTGGCCGGTGGGTCCGCCGCCGTCGGAACGGCCGCCGCCACGGCGACGCCAGCAACGGCACAGGCGTCGTTCGGCGGGTGGATGAGCGACGTGGGTAACTATAGTGAGGTCGCCGACAAGACCGGACAGGACGAGGTGACGATCACGGTCGGCGCCCAGGGCAACGGCGGGAACTTCGCCTTCGGCCCCCCGGCCGTCCAGATCGATCCGGGGACGACCGTCGTCTGGGAGTGGAACGGCGAGGGCGGGCAACACAACGTCGTCGCCGAGGAGGGCGGTGAGTTCGAGAGCGACCTCACCGCCGAAGCCGGCTTCACGTTCGAACAGACCCTCGACTCCGAGGGGACGATCAAGTACTTCTGCCAGCCCCACCGCGCGCTCGGCATGAAGGGTGTCGTCGTCGTCGGGTCCCTGCCGGACTCCGGCGGCGGTGGCGGTGGCGGCGGTGGTGGCGGCGAAGTCGACCTCCACACGCTCGGCGTGCCGATTCAGGCACACTGGGTGGGCGGCGCGACGATACTCGGGATCATCGTCTCGCTCGTGTTTACCTTCTACGTCCTGAAGTACGGCGAGTCACCGAACACCGGCACCGGGAGGGGAGAGTAG
- a CDS encoding DUF7319 domain-containing protein: protein MADPSPSSTDGTDEAPATPPDEGTGADDTDDVEALRREVDEKYDFDNFGPSDMAEMSAEEWEAAFDPETWVVGTELLDRVEADLKSRIATREVFAVLERFEDEGEEKLVAYSDEGYAIVGPDGSVEGRGTVVRDVKPTVALCSMDSYDVPDAPEDVSLPAPSEVPEGTGQLGNNLLQVMAFAQLLAGLGLIGVWLFTDMVPTPGGYVNLVPPVVGLLFVGLGVFLFAIVANARLSDRFRAEEFRDRLRAVGVEDGDRPDFLPPLEEGSRTGAAAPEADDSGADSG, encoded by the coding sequence ATGGCTGATCCGTCACCGTCGTCGACCGACGGGACCGACGAGGCACCGGCCACGCCCCCGGACGAGGGGACCGGCGCCGACGACACCGACGACGTCGAGGCCCTCCGCCGCGAGGTCGACGAGAAGTACGACTTCGATAACTTCGGCCCGAGCGACATGGCGGAGATGAGCGCCGAGGAGTGGGAGGCGGCGTTCGATCCCGAGACGTGGGTCGTCGGCACGGAACTGCTCGATCGGGTTGAGGCCGATCTCAAGAGCCGGATCGCCACCCGCGAGGTGTTCGCCGTGCTCGAACGCTTCGAGGACGAGGGCGAGGAAAAACTGGTGGCCTACTCCGACGAGGGGTACGCCATCGTCGGTCCGGACGGGAGCGTCGAGGGGCGCGGGACGGTCGTCCGTGACGTGAAACCGACCGTGGCGCTGTGTTCGATGGACTCCTACGACGTGCCCGACGCGCCGGAGGACGTTTCCCTCCCCGCACCGAGCGAAGTCCCCGAGGGGACGGGACAGCTCGGGAACAACCTCCTGCAGGTGATGGCGTTCGCACAGTTGCTGGCGGGACTGGGACTGATCGGCGTCTGGCTGTTCACGGACATGGTACCGACGCCGGGTGGCTACGTCAACCTCGTCCCGCCAGTGGTGGGGTTGCTGTTCGTCGGCCTCGGAGTTTTCCTCTTCGCGATCGTCGCGAACGCCCGGCTCTCGGACCGGTTCCGGGCCGAGGAGTTCCGCGACCGCCTGCGGGCGGTGGGCGTCGAGGACGGCGACCGGCCGGACTTCCTCCCGCCGCTGGAGGAGGGGTCACGGACCGGGGCGGCGGCGCCGGAGGCGGACGACTCGGGCGCCGACTCCGGCTGA
- a CDS encoding DUF7321 family protein has protein sequence MVRDATVATLAGLAVTASLPFYLYGAWIVLDNDTVTWNVLTRHLKYILVGLTLTTVPVVGWMVPRLADQFGGLAALHAVLGLQAYAMLVFALTGIVRIFQAKYEADLYRDPDPDVDLNDLHENMSAWRGRLRIGVFGYVLFWLGAYLVGVVRYVQLHLG, from the coding sequence ATGGTACGCGACGCGACGGTGGCGACCCTCGCCGGCCTCGCGGTAACCGCGAGTCTCCCCTTTTACCTCTACGGGGCCTGGATCGTACTGGACAACGACACGGTGACGTGGAACGTGTTGACGAGACACTTGAAGTACATCCTCGTCGGCCTGACGTTGACGACGGTGCCCGTCGTGGGGTGGATGGTCCCTCGGCTCGCCGATCAGTTCGGTGGCCTCGCGGCTCTCCACGCGGTTCTCGGCCTCCAGGCCTACGCGATGCTCGTGTTCGCGCTGACGGGGATCGTCCGTATCTTCCAGGCCAAATACGAGGCAGACCTCTATCGCGACCCGGATCCCGACGTCGATCTGAACGACTTACACGAGAACATGAGTGCGTGGCGTGGCCGCCTGCGGATCGGCGTCTTCGGCTACGTGCTCTTCTGGCTCGGGGCCTATCTCGTCGGAGTCGTCCGGTACGTACAGCTTCACCTCGGCTAG
- the nth gene encoding endonuclease III → MGTPLESREAQVAEVLDRLYDEYPDATISLTYSNRLELLVAVVLSAQCTDERVNEVTEDLFEKYTSAADYAAADVDELADDIYGITFHNNKAGYLQSMGERLVAEHDGEVPDTMDALTDLSGVGRKTANVVLQHGHDVVEGIVVDTHVQRLARRLGLTTEESPERIETDLMDVVPEDDWQQLTHLLISHGRGVCDARNPDCEACVLEEICPSSKLDSDVDLASGETWG, encoded by the coding sequence ATGGGCACGCCACTGGAGTCCCGCGAGGCGCAGGTCGCCGAGGTACTGGATCGGCTGTACGACGAGTATCCCGACGCGACCATCTCGCTGACCTATTCGAACCGGCTGGAACTCCTCGTCGCGGTCGTCCTCTCGGCGCAGTGTACCGACGAACGGGTCAACGAGGTCACCGAGGACCTGTTCGAGAAGTACACGTCCGCCGCGGACTACGCCGCGGCCGACGTGGACGAACTCGCCGACGACATCTACGGCATCACCTTCCACAACAACAAGGCCGGCTACCTGCAGTCGATGGGCGAGCGCCTCGTCGCGGAACACGACGGCGAGGTGCCGGACACGATGGACGCCCTCACCGACCTATCTGGAGTGGGACGCAAGACGGCGAACGTCGTCCTCCAGCACGGCCACGACGTCGTGGAGGGGATCGTCGTCGACACGCACGTCCAGCGACTCGCCCGACGCCTCGGACTCACGACCGAGGAGTCGCCCGAACGGATCGAGACGGACCTGATGGACGTCGTGCCCGAGGATGACTGGCAACAGCTCACACACCTGCTCATCAGCCACGGTCGGGGGGTCTGTGATGCCCGAAATCCGGACTGCGAGGCGTGTGTCCTCGAGGAGATCTGTCCGTCGTCGAAACTGGATTCGGACGTCGACCTCGCGAGCGGCGAAACGTGGGGCTAG